One region of Kazachstania africana CBS 2517 chromosome 3, complete genome genomic DNA includes:
- the PXR1 gene encoding telomerase inhibitor (similar to Saccharomyces cerevisiae PXR1 (YGR280C); ancestral locus Anc_5.12) produces MGLAATRTKQRFGLDPRNTNWSNDTSRFGHKHLTKFGWKPGMGLGHQPFDSMVSHIKVSIKDDNTGLGAKIKKRNKDDVFDSEDSTGLDVFQRILGKLNGNESKIDAELEIQRKEKILHGRWGIHFVKADILASTWDPKTKALKSYSNTKSSKKRSRSDKNDKENSKKHKKHKKSEDKDDTKKHKSKKSRHANDSNKEKKKKSKGEHTSKNHKKEKKHKKESRSLEASETAAVMPEAVTTRLSVRSRWIKQKRAATMDAKALNEIFMITNS; encoded by the coding sequence ATGGGGTTAGCTGCCACCAGAACCAAACAGAGGTTTGGATTAGACCCTAGAAATACGAACTGGAGTAATGACACTTCAAGATTTGGTCATAAACATTTGACCAAATTTGGTTGGAAACCAGGTATGGGCCTGGGGCATCAACCTTTTGACTCCATGGTTTCACATATAAAAGTTTCCATCAAAGATGATAACACGGGTTTAGGTGCTAAGATCAAGAAGCGTAATAAGGATGATGTCTTTGATTCGGAGGATTCAACAGGATTAGACGTATTTCAAAGGATTCTAGGTAAATTAAATGGTAATGAAAGCAAAATTGATGCAGAATTAGagattcaaagaaaagagaaaatattacatGGGAGGTGGGGCATTCACTTTGTGAAAGCTGATATCTTAGCCAGTACATGGGACCCAAAAACTAAGGCTTTAAAAAGTTATTCTAATACCAAATCTTCGAAAAAGAGAAGTAGGAGTGATAAgaatgataaagaaaattctaAGAAACATAAAAAGCATAAAAAATCTGAAGACAAAGACGATACCAAAAAGCATAAATCGAAGAAATCAAGACATGCTAATGATTCCaacaaagagaagaagaagaagtcgAAAGGTGAACATACCTCCAAAAACcacaagaaagaaaagaaacacAAAAAGGAGTCCAGGTCATTAGAGGCGAGTGAAACGGCAGCCGTTATGCCGGAAGCTGTAACTACGAGATTGTCGGTTCGCTCCAGATGGATCAAACAGAAAAGAGCTGCTACCATGGACGCAAAAGCCctcaatgaaattttcatgatAACTAATTCATAA
- the KAFR0C06480 gene encoding uncharacterized protein (similar to Saccharomyces cerevisiae GAS1 (YMR307W); ancestral locus Anc_5.13), with protein MLFQKSLLTTAASALFAAKAVIADDLPTIEIVNNKFFYSTNGSQFYIKGIAYQASTVNSTSGSTINDPLADYTTCSRDIPYLQALDTNVIRVYALNTSLDHTECMEALNDAGIYVIADLSSPSESINRDDPTWTLELFQRYKDVVDVMANYTNVLGFFAGNEVSNDYETADASAFVKAAIRDTKQYISDQGYRSIPVGYSSNDDSKTRVAMADYFDCGDSSDRADFYGINMYEWCGNSTYSSSGYEARTKEFANLTIPVFFSEYGCNAVTPRLFTEVQALYGENMTDVWSGGIVYMYFEETNNYGLVSISDDEVKTLDDYNNYSKQIHSIFPTSASTASMTSSSATLACPATSKYWEVATNLPPTPDEDLCECMNAASSCVVSSDVDSDDYSDLFSYVCAEVSCDGISANGTTGEYGAYSFCSSEQQLNFVLNLYYEAEGADSSACDWDGSATLQTATTQAGCSAALKEIGSIGTKSASDSAVYTGASGSGSTTATKKTGSSSKSSSTSSSSASSTESSSAGSINAKVNLGQVLLTSFATLSVLAGVSFALC; from the coding sequence ATGCTATTCCAAAAGTCATTACTCACTACTGCTGCGTCAGCTCTGTTCGCCGCTAAAGCTGTCATTGCCGATGACTTACCTACAATCGAAATTGTTAACAACAAGTTTTTTTATTCCACTAACGGTTCGCAATTCTACATCAAAGGTATTGCATACCAAGCAAGCACAGTAAATTCTACTTCTGGTTCTACAATTAATGATCCTTTGGCGGATTACACAACATGTTCAAGAGATATTCCATATTTACAAGCCCTAGACACAAATGTTATTCGTGTGTACGCATTGAACACTTCCTTAGATCACACCGAATGTATGGAAGCTTTGAATGATGCTGGTATTTACGTTATTGCTGATTTATCTTCTCCATCTGAATCCATTAATAGAGATGACCCTACATGGACTTTAGAACTATTCCAACGCTACAAAGATGTTGTTGATGTTATGGCTAACTATACAAACGTTTTAGGTTTTTTTGCAGGTAACGAAGTCTCGAATGATTATGAAACAGCAGATGCCTCTGCTTTCGTAAAAGCTGCTATTAGAGACACGAAACAATACATCTCTGATCAAGGTTATAGAAGCATCCCAGTTGGTTATTCATCAAATGATGATTCAAAGACAAGAGTTGCTATGGCAGATTATTTCGATTGTGGTGATTCCTCCGACAGAGCAGATTTCTATGGTATAAATATGTATGAATGGTGCGGTAACTCAACTTATTCATCATCAGGTTATGAAGCAAGAACCAAAGAGTTTGCTAATTTGACAATACCAGTTTTCTTCTCAGAATATGGTTGTAACGCCGTCACACCAAGACTATTTACTGAAGTTCAAGCATTATACGGTGAGAACATGACTGATGTCTGGTCCGGTGGTATCGTCTACATGTATTTCGAAGAAACTAACAACTATGGTCTAGTTTCCATTAGTGACGATGAAGTTAAGACTCTAGATGATTACAACAATTACTCCAAGCAAATTCATTCCATTTTTCCAACTTCCGCTTCTACTGCATCAATGACCAGCTCATCTGCTACTTTAGCTTGTCCAGCAACTAGTAAATACTGGGAAGTTGCCACTAATTTACCACCTACCCCAGATGAAGATTTATGTGAATGTATGAATGCGGCTTCTAGTTGTGTCGTATCAAGCGATGTTGACTCTGATGACTATtctgatttattttcatatgTTTGCGCTGAAGTCAGCTGTGATGGTATCTCTGCTAATGGTACTACTGGTGAATATGGTGCATACTCTTTCTGCTCCTCTGAACAacaattaaattttgtactAAATCTATATTATGAAGCCGAGGGTGCGGACTCCTCTGCATGTGACTGGGATGGTTCTGCCACTTTACAAACAGCTACCACCCAAGCTGGCTGTTCGGCTgctttgaaagaaattggtaGTATTGGTACTAAGAGTGCTTCAGACTCTGCTGTCTATACTGGCGCAAGTGGATCCGGCAGTACCACTGCAACCAAGAAAACTGGATCTAGttctaaatcttcttcaacaaGCTCTTCCAGTGCTAGTTCTACCGAATCCTCTAGTGCTGGCAGCATCAATGCGAAAGTGAATTTAGGGCAAGTTCTTTTAACATCTTTTGCTACGCTATCAGTTCTAGCTGGTGTTAGCTTCGCATTATGTTAA
- the CAB4 gene encoding putative pantetheine-phosphate adenylyltransferase (similar to Saccharomyces cerevisiae YGR277C; ancestral locus Anc_5.17), protein MVIAAVVVEDLFHLSFERFKDVIAGCLGKIDEGLTNLSRLDVVVVDTITSSYHLDDVLGELYSLIRSVLIERSFPLLPLSVLLQGFNRDILHWDYCFASSEEMLRHERYDYRTFHKIVLPIGQSSPSQPGSAYSNDHNSYKVTALGGTFDHIHDGHKILLSMASFLTSSRLIVGLTAEELLVKKRYKDELQSFEKRRASVIHFVNAFKPELRVEIIPLRDICGPTGTVPEIEALVVSRETIQGGELVNKTRKEKGMKELEIHIVNVLGGEETDGWGEKMSSTDIRRMIHEGKTKI, encoded by the coding sequence ATGGTTATTGCGGCTGTTGTTGTGGAGGACTTGTTCCATTTGTCATTTGAGAGATTTAAAGATGTTATAGCTGGTTGTCTGGggaaaattgatgaaggATTGACTAATTTGTCACGTTTAgatgttgttgttgtggaTACAATCACATCTTCTTACCATTTAGATGATGTTCTAGGAGAACTTTACAGTCTAATTAGAAGTGTCTTAATTGAGAGGAGTTTTCCTTTGCTACCGCTAAGTGTTTTATTGCAAGGTTTCAATAGGGACATATTGCATTGGGATTACTGTTTTGCATCAAGTGAAGAGATGCTTCGCCACGAGCGATACGATTATAGGACTTTTCATAAGATAGTACTACCCATAGGACAGAGTAGTCCATCTCAGCCGGGCTCTGCATACAGTAATGATCATAATTCTTATAAGGTCACGGCCCTGGGAGGGACATTTGATCACATTCATGACGGTCACAAGATTCTACTGTCCATGGCATCTTTCCTTACCAGTTCCAGATTGATTGTAGGCTTAACAGCAGAAGAACTTTTGGTTAAGAAGAGGTACAAGGACGAGCTTCAATCTTTTGAGAAGAGACGTGCCAGTGTCATTCATTTTGTTAATGCTTTCAAGCCAGAGTTGAGAGTAGAAATTATACCTTTAAGAGACATATGTGGACCTACTGGAACGGTACCAGAAATAGAAGCACTTGTAGTGAGCAGAGAGACTATCCAAGGCGGGGAACTTGTTAACAAAACCAGGAAAGAGAAAGGTATGAAAGAGCTAGAAATACATATCGTAAATGTGCTTGGGGGCGAAGAAACAGATGGCTGGGGTGAGAAGATGAGTAGTACCGATATCAGAAGGATGATACATGAGGGAAAGACCAAGATTTAG
- the RTT102 gene encoding Rtt102p (similar to Saccharomyces cerevisiae RTT102 (YGR275W); ancestral locus Anc_5.24), which produces MQSLIDQANSGHRFGANPEKKEYWKLDWFTPAKQDSFSANSETNDTANETNRETSQEKYNFKYQTWVKIDSAESIPSEENDTLQPIDLSIIDRNEVSDGNQGNTDGNKDSLTVDDIRGAVGGSESIPGLSSGTNNNHDLTEPAAEETQTVVNTEQAAEQQTSTAKDVPADLVSQTTTENILDTPSPTTFTADTGTLTTNTEQLSAVETTDNIQTTSTDEVLTTDLPEKEPAEGNDPSNETHDKEGDTNMEL; this is translated from the coding sequence ATGCAATCTCTAATCGACCAGGCTAACAGTGGCCATCGTTTTGGTGCCAATccagaaaagaaggaataTTGGAAACTTGACTGGTTTACTCCAGCAAAACAAGACTCCTTTAGTGCGAACTCTGAAACAAACGATACCGCTAACGAAACCAATAGAGAGACGTCACAAGAGAAATATAACTTCAAATACCAAACCTGGGTTAAAATTGACTCTGCTGAATCTATACCaagtgaagaaaatgacacCTTGCAGCCAATAGACCTTTCCATAATTGACCGAAATGAAGTCTCAGATGGTAACCAAGGTAACACAGATGGAAATAAGGATAGCCTCACAGTAGATGACATCAGAGGTGCTGTCGGGGGAAGTGAATCTATTCCTGGACTTTCCAGTGGTACAAATAATAACCATGATCTAACTGAACCGGCAGCCGAAGAGACTCAAACTGTAGTTAACACCGAGCAAGCCGCTGAACAACAAACATCCACTGCAAAAGATGTACCAGCGGATCTTGTAAGTCAAACTACCACTGAAAATATCTTAGATACACCTTCTCCTACAACATTTACAGCTGATACTGGCACACTAACTACAAATACTGAACAACTAAGTGCAGTTGAAACTACAGACAATATTCAAACTACAAGTACAGACGAAGTTTTAACGACAGATTTACCTGAAAAGGAACCAGCAGAGGGTAATGATCCTTCCAATGAGACACATGACAAAGAAGGTGACACAAATATGGAGCTTTGA
- the RNH70 gene encoding Rnh70p (similar to Saccharomyces cerevisiae RNH70 (YGR276C); ancestral locus Anc_5.23), whose translation MANTLSPRSTSPNVSPTKKLDYEPTTFSDLDRDRVSEDSVVNNGGCMYTRVAKLSISETKESKSRILDVISQSTKSKRRRSSVASIPPSISSSSQSRQNSVSGKILKKKKKITALNKPLKLKVFQKYVKDKLSVKDLRDLSLFLLGGTNNSPKWLHIENRQSFQKLIVLFVPGLQPEDYKLDLGTKFSENKEKLLNDKTINIFPTNETGIGISNIPPFQNLPIMSPGSRLSLFSAYTSFVNVGLSKNEKKKRFEELQRKKITIGDLICDIGTLAENDYPIHIDTPGLSESYNYLLSKNADDPKWKNTRNLGNNTPRIFAIDCEMCMSDNGLVLTRASVIDYELNVLYDKLVKPGVPIIDYLTQYSGITAELLDPITTTFDEVQSDILDLISSSDILIGHSLQSDLNILKIRHPRIVDTALIFHHKAGPPFRPSLKYLASEYLNSSIQIDKINGHNSIEDAKTCISLTKQKLDKGLAFGMSINTENFFLRIGKMARKKSLVLSDSVSRQSSYHNNIHDKFDYTMHCTSDDELMGELVKNINKFDLLVGRLRDLEFSRDYSKRSTKSLVQEKLPESNVIMSQFNENLKRVYEEAPSGTIILVMSGSGDTREWTSLMSEFNSLNAQDRMEKRKEREHDIESAVSKARDGIATLILKNNQNDNNNNSNDIEVCD comes from the coding sequence ATGGCCAACACATTATCGCCAAGATCAACTTCACCGAACGTGTCACCTACTAAGAAGCTGGATTATGAGCCTACTACATTTTCAGATTTGGATAGAGATAGAGTTTCTGAGGATTCTGTGGTAAATAACGGTGGATGTATGTACACACGCGTTGCTAAGTTGAGCATCAGCGAAACCAAAGAATCGAAGTCTAGAATTTTGGATGTCATTTCTCAGAGCACTAAATcgaaaagaagaagatccAGTGTCGCTTCAATTCCACCTTCGATTTCGAGTTCAAGCCAATCTAGGCAAAACAGTGTCTCTGGCAAgatcttgaaaaagaagaagaaaattacaGCATTGAACAAACCTCTCAAATTGAAAGTCTTCCAAAAATATGTTAAGGACAAATTATCAGTGAAAGATTTGAGAGACTTATCACTCTTTCTCCTGGGCGGTACTAATAATTCACCAAAATGGCTCCATATAGAAAACAGACAATCTTTTCAGAAATTAATTGTGCTATTTGTTCCTGGGTTACAACCTGAAGATTACAAGTTGGATTTAGgcacaaaattttctgagaacaaagaaaaactaTTAAATGACAAGACAATCAACATTTTTCCCACCAATGAGACTGGAATTGGTATTTCCAATATTCCTCCATTCCAGAATCTTCCTATTATGTCCCCGGGATCAAGACTATCGTTGTTTTCTGCATATACTTCATTCGTTAACGTTGGTCTGtccaaaaatgaaaagaaaaaacgTTTCGAGgaattacaaagaaaaaagataacCATAGGAGATCTAATTTGTGACATAGGAACATTGGCAGAAAATGACTATCCAATTCATATTGATACACCAGGACTTTCTGAGAGTTATAATTATCTGTTATCTAAGAATGCTGACGATCCTAAATGGAAAAATACAAGAAACTTGGGAAACAATACTCCCCGTATATTTGCGATTGATTGTGAAATGTGTATGTCCGACAATGGTTTGGTTCTAACTAGAGCCTCTGTCATAGACTATGAATTGAATGTTCTCTACGACAAGTTAGTAAAACCAGGAGTTCCAATAATAGATTATTTGACCCAATATAGTGGTATTACAGCTGAACTTTTAGATCCTATAACGACGacttttgatgaagttCAGAGTGATATTTTAGATTTAATAAGCTCAAGTGATATTTTAATTGGCCATTCTCTACAAAGTGATCTAAACATCTTAAAAATAAGGCATCCAAGAATTGTTGATACAGcgttaatttttcatcacaAAGCAGGCCCTCCTTTCAGACCGTCATTAAAGTACTTAGCATCAGAATATCTGAATTCCAGCATTCAAATTGACAAGATCAATGGACATAATTCTATAGAGGATGCCAAAACGTGCATCTCACTGACTAAACAGAAACTCGATAAAGGTTTAGCTTTTGGAATGTCAATTAACACTgagaatttctttttaagAATAGGTAAAATGGCAAGGAAGAAATCGTTGGTTTTGAGTGATTCGGTTTCGAGACAAAGTAGTTatcataataatattcatgaCAAATTCGATTATACAATGCATTGCACCAGTGATGATGAGCTAATGGGTGAACTGGTCAAAAACatcaacaaatttgatCTCCTGGTGGGAAGACTAAGAgatttggaattttcaaGAGATTATTCGAAGAGATCAACAAAAAGTTTAGTTCAAGAGAAGCTACCTGAAAGCAACGTTATAATGAGccaatttaatgaaaatttgaaaagagtaTATGAGGAAGCGCCCTCAGGAACAATTATTCTGGTCATGAGCGGTTCAGGTGATACAAGAGAATGGACCTCATTAATGAGTGAATTCAATAGTTTGAATGCTCAAGATCGAATGGAAAAACGTAAAGAAAGAGAAcatgatattgaaagtgCAGTCTCAAAGGCAAGAGATGGTATCGCCACccttattttgaaaaataaccagaatgataataataacaatagtAACGATATCGAAGTTTGTGATTAG
- the CWC22 gene encoding U2-type spliceosomal complex subunit CWC22 (similar to Saccharomyces cerevisiae CWC22 (YGR278W); ancestral locus Anc_5.16): MKSEEYSEEVQRKNWEEIRVNTRKVLKNLGKEPLLVSYANIFEANIVIGEPILATEIYESMSISNIKDLSPLLKLLDVDLPDVAKEVTRQIIISFIDDIKNQREKQCLLYTTALSSFLSYGIIHELIILQLVHVLLSEKTSTHKEFNINVLINLLLKSGKALQRVSKIPHDSIFEDLRSMLQSGQVPVSLTAKLEILFDLRRKNYKMYDEEALVDLPPFVPGESDNEVVFLLDDDSLKSPILNDSFRQVENYETLQKQFILLKEKVQTRLSSLSVPQSSQSVTVVHDMTQAKDVEFKKKIYLIMKSSLSGDEAAHKILKLRIPDDEKHKIVDILVNSELQERTFSKFYAILAERLCSNHRSWASAFEVIFAKFYLEMIDTIEPAKLRIMGKFWASLLSADFLGLEILKIIKLTENETTPPIRIFIKFLFQELVLKLGLKELKDRINEPFVKPSLLGLFPEEDLENMRYAINFFTAINLGVLTDDMRKKLTIIELDQEVSQQATEEELPEETESPAKIQEQEVRNERPSRYGPHRTSPRPGRRRSITPPRRRNHARNRARTPPRQGNAKRSRYKN; this comes from the coding sequence ATGAAGAGTGAAGAGTACAGCGAAGAGGtgcaaagaaaaaactgGGAAGAGATCAGGGTTAATACGAGGAAAGTGCTGAAAAACCTGGGTAAAGAGCCTCTACTAGTTTCATATgccaatatttttgaagctAACATAGTGATAGGTGAACCTATTCTAGCCACAGAAATCTATGAAAGTATGAGCATCAGTAATATTAAAGATCTCTCACCACTTTTAAAGCTGCTAGATGTAGATTTACCAGATGTTGCTAAGGAAGTCACAAGACAAATCatcatttcatttataGATGACATTAAAAATCAGCGAGAAAAGCAGTGTCTCCTTTACACAACTGCTTTATCATCCTTCCTCTCATATGGTATCATTCATGAGCTTATTATTCTACAGCTTGTACATGTCCTGCTTTCAGAGAAAACTAGTACGCATAAAGAGTTCAATATAAATGTGCTTATTAATCTTCTCCTTAAATCAGGCAAGGCATTGCAGAGGGTAAGTAAAATACCGCATGACTCAATATTTGAGGACTTGAGATCAATGTTGCAGAGCGGCCAAGTGCCCGTCAGCTTAACAGCAAAACTAGAAATCCTTTTCGATTTAAGAAGGAAGAACTACAAGATGTACGACGAGGAGGCTTTAGTTGATCTACCACCCTTTGTTCCTGGAGAATCAGATAATGAAGTCGTCTTTTTGCTGGACGATGATTCCTTGAAATCGCCTATATTAAATGATTCATTTCGTCAAGTCGAGAACTATGAGACGTTGCAGAAacaatttattttgctCAAGGAAAAGGTTCAGACCAGACTCTCTTCTCTATCTGTCCCTCAAAGCTCTCAAAGTGTAACAGTTGTACATGATATGACACAAGCTAAGGACGTAGagttcaagaaaaagatcTACCTAATTATGAAGAGCTCTTTATCTGGTGATGAAGCTGCCcataaaatattgaagttGCGTATACCTGATGATGAGAAACATAAAATTGTCGATATACTCGTGAACTCAGAATTACAAGAACGgacattttcaaaattttatgCTATCTTGGCTGAGAGATTGTGCTCAAATCATCGCTCATGGGCCTCTGCTTTTGAAGTAATATTCGCTaaattttatcttgaaaTGATTGATACCATTGAGCCAGCAAAATTAAGAATTATGGGAAAATTTTGGGCATCTCTTTTGAGTGCTGATTTTTTGGGGttggaaattttaaaaattatcaaactgactgaaaatgaaacaacACCACCaattagaatttttatcaaatttttattccAGGAGCTGGTGTTGAAGTTAGGATTGAAGGAACTCAAAGATAGAATAAATGAACCCTTTGTTAAACCTTCGTTACTTGGCCTTTTCCCAGAGGAGGATCTTGAAAATATGAGATATGctatcaatttcttcactgCAATTAACCTCGGTGTATTGACAGACGAtatgagaaagaaattgactATCATTGAGTTAGATCAGGAAGTTAGCCAACAAGctactgaagaagaactcCCCGAGGAAACTGAAAGTCCAGCGAAGATTCAAGAGCAAGAAGTTAGAAACGAAAGGCCGTCCAGATATGGGCCCCACAGGACATCCCCACGTCCTGGCCGTAGAAGATCGATTACTCCTCCCAGAAGAAGGAACCATGCAAGAAATCGTGCGAGAACACCTCCTAGGCAGGGAAACGCTAAAAGAAGTAGATACAAGAACTag
- the SCW4 gene encoding putative family 17 glucosidase (similar to Saccharomyces cerevisiae SCW4 (YGR279C) and SCW10 (YMR305C); ancestral locus Anc_5.15) produces MRLENLLTTASLLGAAVAAPANHEHKEKRDVAVVTSTVTAHNTVVVYATTVVGASDKQETQAAAAPEAAAVTTAEASATAVETDNAATSSTEEVATSSSSAATDSSSDSAVKGITYSPYNADGTCKSTSEVADDFAELTAYPNIRLYGVDCDQVANVLQAKSDDQKLFLGVYYMNAIESGVQTIADAIASYGSWDDVVTVSIGNELVNGGEATTDQVESYIETGRTALTAAGYTGPVVSVETFTAVLNNPVLCDYSDYMAVNAHAYFDYNTVAEDAGSWLLNQIERVWSACDGSKKVVITESGWPSQGETYGVAVPSKANQKAAIAAITESCGDDTYLFTAFNDLWKADGSYGVEKWFGILSDE; encoded by the coding sequence ATGCGTTTAGAAAACTTATTGACCACTGCTTCCTTATTAGGAGCTGCCGTTGCTGCCCCAGCCAACCACGAACACAAGGAAAAGCGTGACGTTGCTGTTGTCACTTCCACTGTTACTGCTCACAACACTGTTGTTGTTTATGCCACTACTGTTGTCGGAGCTTCTGACAAACAAGAAACTCAAGCTGCTGCTGCTCCAGAAGCTGCAGCCGTCACCACCGCTGAAGCTTCCGCCACTGCTGTCGAAACTGACAACGCTGCTACTTCTTCCACTGAAGAAGTTGCCACTTCTAGCTCTTCCGCTGCTACCGATTCTTCCTCTGACTCTGCTGTTAAAGGTATCACTTACTCTCCATACAACGCTGACGGTACTTGTAAATCTACCTCTGAAGTTGCTGACGATTTTGCTGAATTAACTGCTTACCCAAACATCAGATTATACGGTGTCGACTGTGATCAAGTCGCTAATGTCTTACAGGCTAAGTCTGATGACCAAAAACTTTTCTTAGGTGTCTATTACATGAACGCTATTGAAAGCGGTGTCCAAACTATTGCTGATGCCATTGCCTCATATGGTTCTTGGGATGATGTTGTCACCGTTTCCATCGGTAACGAATTAGTCAACGGTGGTGAAGCTACCACCGACCAAGTCGAATCTTACATTGAAACTGGTAGAACTGCTTTAACTGCTGCTGGTTACACTGGTCCAGTTGTCTCTGTTGAAACATTCACTGCTGTTTTAAACAACCCAGTCTTATGTGACTACTCCGACTATATGGCTGTCAATGCTCACGCTTACTTCGACTACAACACTGTCGCTGAAGATGCTGGTTCTTGGTTATTAAACCAAATTGAAAGAGTCTGGTCCGCTTGTGACGGCAGCAAGAAGGTCGTTATTACTGAATCTGGTTGGCCTTCACAAGGTGAAACCTACGGTGTTGCTGTTCCATCTAAGGCTAACCAAAAGGCTGCCATCGCTGCAATCACTGAAAGTTGTGGTGATGACACATACTTGTTCACTGCTTTCAATGACTTATGGAAGGCTGATGGCTCATATGgtgttgaaaaatggtttgGTATTTTATCTGatgaataa